A genome region from Nitrospirota bacterium includes the following:
- the pdhA gene encoding pyruvate dehydrogenase (acetyl-transferring) E1 component subunit alpha: MDRADLLSLYRQMLVIRRFEEKSAEMYALAKIAGFLHLYIGEEAIAVGAIAAIRPDDYVISAYRDHGHCLARGSDPRKVMAELFGKATGLCKGKGGSMHLVDVERRFMGGYAIVGGHIPLATGLAFAANYQKLDQVVLCFFGEGAVPSGHAHEAFNLAALWKLPVIFICENNRYGMGTPMQRAIALYSDVAETARSYGIMAERVDGMDVLAVRALMQKVVEQVRAGQGPFFVEAMTYRFMGHSMADPAHGHYRTKEEVEEYRKRDPLLLLKETIVTNRLGTEADFKALEREVYDIVDAAVRFAEESPFPEPRELYTDVMVEE; this comes from the coding sequence ATGGATCGCGCCGACCTGCTGTCGCTGTACCGTCAGATGCTCGTGATCCGCCGGTTCGAAGAGAAATCGGCGGAGATGTACGCCCTCGCCAAGATCGCCGGATTCCTTCATCTGTACATCGGAGAAGAAGCCATCGCCGTCGGCGCGATCGCCGCCATCAGGCCCGACGACTATGTCATCAGCGCCTACCGCGATCACGGCCACTGTCTCGCGCGCGGCTCGGACCCCCGCAAAGTGATGGCCGAACTGTTCGGCAAAGCCACCGGCCTGTGCAAGGGGAAAGGCGGCTCGATGCATCTCGTGGACGTGGAACGCCGCTTCATGGGCGGGTACGCGATCGTCGGCGGGCACATCCCGCTGGCGACCGGCCTGGCCTTCGCGGCCAACTACCAAAAGCTCGACCAAGTCGTTCTGTGCTTTTTCGGGGAGGGAGCCGTGCCCAGCGGCCATGCGCACGAAGCGTTCAACCTCGCGGCCCTCTGGAAGTTACCGGTGATTTTCATCTGCGAGAACAACCGCTATGGGATGGGAACGCCGATGCAGCGGGCTATTGCGCTGTATTCCGACGTCGCAGAAACGGCGCGTTCCTACGGCATCATGGCCGAGCGTGTGGACGGCATGGACGTACTGGCCGTCCGGGCTCTGATGCAGAAAGTGGTCGAGCAGGTCCGCGCCGGACAAGGCCCCTTTTTCGTCGAAGCGATGACGTATCGATTCATGGGCCATTCCATGGCGGACCCGGCGCACGGCCACTATCGCACGAAGGAAGAAGTGGAGGAATACCGGAAACGCGACCCGCTGCTGCTCCTCAAAGAGACGATTGTGACGAACCGCCTGGGGACGGAGGCGGATTTCAAAGCTCTGGAGCGGGAGGTGTACGACATCGTGGACGCCGCCGTCAGGTTCGCCGAGGAAAGCCCGTTCCCCGAGCCCCGAGAACTTTACACCGACGTGATGGTCGAGGAGTGA
- a CDS encoding non-heme iron oxygenase ferredoxin subunit — protein MADFVRVAGTSDIAPGSGMVAEANGQSIAVFNVNGTYYAIDNTCVHRGGPLGEGDLDGEVVTCPWHGWQFNVKTGVSVNNPAACVKSYPVKVEGTDIKVLL, from the coding sequence ATGGCTGATTTTGTGAGAGTCGCAGGCACGTCCGACATCGCTCCGGGGAGCGGGATGGTCGCCGAGGCCAACGGGCAATCCATCGCCGTGTTCAACGTCAACGGCACCTATTATGCGATCGACAACACCTGTGTCCACCGCGGCGGCCCGCTCGGCGAGGGCGACCTGGATGGAGAAGTGGTGACCTGTCCCTGGCATGGCTGGCAGTTCAACGTGAAGACCGGAGTGTCGGTGAACAACCCTGCCGCTTGCGTCAAGTCCTACCCGGTTAAAGTCGAGGGGACAGACATCAAAGTGCTCCTCTAA
- a CDS encoding Mrp/NBP35 family ATP-binding protein, with amino-acid sequence MPEMNPGPTAQGGQNLIPGVKKVIAVSSGKGGVGKSTVAVNLAVALSLDGSKVGLLDADIYGPNTPMMMGVEKPPEQKDGKIAPAESHGVKLISMGFFVPEETAVVWRGPMVHTAIQQFFRDVLWGELDYLLIDLPPGTGDAQLTLSQLVPLSGAVTVTTPQEVALHDVRKGLMMFQKVNVPLLGIIENMSYFVCGHCGHRTDIFSHGGGERAAEKLGVPFLGRIPIDPAIRDGGDTGRPIVTADPQSPQAAAFRDIATKIAIRLREMDAGGEDQGVERLLKKIKGPFADK; translated from the coding sequence ATGCCTGAAATGAATCCAGGACCCACCGCCCAGGGCGGTCAAAATCTCATCCCGGGCGTCAAGAAGGTGATCGCCGTCAGCAGCGGCAAGGGCGGGGTGGGGAAGTCCACCGTCGCGGTCAATCTGGCAGTCGCGCTGAGCTTGGACGGTTCGAAGGTCGGCCTGCTGGACGCCGACATATACGGCCCCAACACCCCGATGATGATGGGGGTGGAGAAGCCGCCCGAGCAGAAAGACGGCAAGATCGCGCCGGCCGAGAGCCACGGCGTCAAACTGATTTCGATGGGGTTCTTCGTCCCGGAAGAGACTGCGGTCGTCTGGCGCGGCCCCATGGTGCACACGGCCATCCAGCAGTTCTTCCGCGATGTCCTCTGGGGGGAACTGGACTATCTGCTGATCGATCTCCCGCCCGGCACCGGCGACGCGCAACTGACATTGTCCCAGCTCGTGCCGCTGTCCGGCGCCGTCACTGTGACCACGCCGCAGGAGGTGGCGTTGCACGACGTGCGCAAGGGCCTGATGATGTTCCAGAAAGTGAACGTTCCGTTGCTGGGGATCATCGAGAACATGAGCTACTTCGTCTGCGGTCACTGCGGGCATCGGACCGACATCTTCTCGCACGGAGGCGGGGAACGGGCGGCGGAAAAACTGGGCGTGCCGTTTCTGGGCAGGATCCCGATCGATCCCGCGATCCGAGACGGAGGCGACACCGGCAGACCGATCGTCACGGCCGACCCCCAATCGCCGCAGGCGGCCGCTTTTCGCGACATCGCGACCAAGATCGCAATCAGGCTCAGGGAAATGGACGCGGGCGGAGAGGACCAGGGCGTCGAGCGCCTGCTGAAGAAGATCAAAGGACCTTTTGCCGACAAGTAG
- a CDS encoding fatty acid desaturase: protein MGRTQQHSLDYLTIVLFAAVTLATLVGVPLFGYFHGFNAVDWIMLAILYMASGLGITVGYHRLIAHRSFECPEWVKACLLVAGGWALENSALRWCADHIRHHARCDQEEDPYNAKKGFWYSHCGWIFIKSPHRDEKYEFRLRKDRVVMWQHRWYVPIVLSGLALPFVIGLVNGGWTGGLSCFLLAGVCRTFLVLNSTFCINSICHLWGSQSHGNLDSSRDCWLISLITFGEGYHNYHHTYLRDYRNGPKWYNFDPSKWLIYSLSLIGLAYNLQRQKS, encoded by the coding sequence ATGGGCCGGACGCAGCAGCATTCGCTTGATTATCTCACCATTGTGCTCTTCGCGGCGGTCACGCTGGCGACGTTGGTCGGCGTCCCACTGTTCGGGTATTTCCACGGATTCAACGCGGTCGATTGGATCATGTTGGCGATCCTGTACATGGCGAGCGGACTCGGCATCACCGTGGGCTATCACAGGCTGATCGCCCATCGCAGCTTCGAATGTCCCGAATGGGTGAAAGCCTGTCTGCTGGTTGCAGGCGGGTGGGCGTTGGAAAACTCGGCCTTGCGATGGTGCGCCGATCACATTCGGCACCATGCCCGTTGCGACCAGGAGGAAGATCCCTACAACGCGAAAAAAGGATTCTGGTACAGCCACTGCGGCTGGATCTTCATCAAATCACCGCATCGCGATGAGAAATATGAATTTCGGCTCCGCAAGGATCGGGTGGTCATGTGGCAGCACCGCTGGTATGTGCCGATCGTGCTGTCCGGTCTGGCTCTTCCCTTCGTCATCGGCCTGGTCAACGGAGGCTGGACGGGCGGCTTGAGCTGTTTCCTGCTGGCCGGGGTCTGCCGGACCTTCCTCGTGTTGAACTCGACGTTCTGCATCAATTCGATCTGTCACCTCTGGGGTTCCCAATCGCACGGGAACCTTGACAGCAGCCGCGACTGTTGGCTCATCTCGTTGATCACGTTCGGCGAGGGCTATCATAACTATCACCATACGTATCTGCGCGATTACCGAAACGGACCCAAGTGGTATAACTTCGACCCCTCGAAGTGGCTGATCTACAGCCTGTCGTTGATAGGGTTGGCCTACAACCTCCAGCGGCAGAAATCGTAA
- a CDS encoding proline dehydrogenase family protein, giving the protein MNAQTPFPPLEARIRQIGEDLARRSSGHAPAVFDPRHWSQILINMAMKDEAFKVQLFRFVDVLPSLRDDRQVARLAEEYFGESGVQIFGLKWGLKALSATKLGASLGAKSIRHQVEQMARTFIAGSTIDDALPVLERLWKDGRAGSVDLLGEATVSEREADRYRDRCLEALTRLGEASSSWPAAPLLERDHLGALPRVQLSVKISALYSQLDPIDPEGGFRAVGARLRPLLDMACAMPASIIFDMEQVETKDLILSIFMRLLSEDAYRAYPFAGLALQAYLKDTRRDIETLLDWTRARGAPITIRLVKGAYWDSDTIRFQQKGWPVPLFEHKAETDLNYESLTTALLQHAELIRPAFGTHNLRSLAHVEAMAESSGLAADAWEYQMIFGMAEPFQAAVTSLGRRLRIYTPVGELLPGMAYLVRRLLENTSNESFLRKEYVESEPLERLLAPPQPPSRTEDRAKRSADRFVNEPHSDFSRASVRAAMRDGIARVKKQLGGLFPPRVSPGVSLSGAEMVSVNPSEPNQTVGRIKAAEPTDVPAMVRAALGMFDDWRATPPTQRAAVLRKAAALMREQRYDLAAWEIFETGKPWREADADVAEAIDFLEFYAREMLRLGPPKRLGCEPGELNHLIYEPRGLTVVIAPWNFPLAIPTGMVSAALVTGNVVVFKPSERSPVMGHHLVRILGEAGVPPGVLQLAAGGPELGQALVDEPEVSTIAFTGSKDVGLGIVARAARVVPGQRMVKRVIAEMGGKNAIIVDETADLDEAVVGVVTSFTGYQGQKCSACSRAIVHESVYDVFLRRLADAVESLTIGSPEDPGTRVGPMIDARARDKVRRYIDIGKQEGRLVIERKVDGPGYVVGPAVFADIRPDHRLAQEEIFGPVLAVMRAKTFEDALRLANQSFYALTGGLYSRSPANILAARRLFDVGNLYINRPITGALVGRQPFGGHRFSGIGAKAGGKDYLPQFMIARVISENTLRRGFAPAE; this is encoded by the coding sequence GTGAACGCGCAAACCCCCTTTCCACCTCTCGAAGCTCGGATCAGGCAGATCGGAGAAGACCTGGCTCGCCGTTCGTCCGGGCATGCGCCGGCGGTGTTTGATCCGCGGCATTGGTCTCAAATCCTGATCAACATGGCCATGAAGGACGAGGCCTTCAAGGTCCAGCTCTTTCGTTTTGTCGATGTGCTTCCGTCTCTGCGCGACGACCGACAGGTCGCCAGACTGGCGGAAGAATATTTCGGCGAGAGCGGCGTCCAGATTTTCGGTCTCAAGTGGGGACTCAAGGCTCTATCCGCCACCAAACTCGGCGCGAGCCTGGGGGCGAAATCCATTCGCCATCAGGTGGAGCAGATGGCGCGAACGTTTATCGCCGGTTCCACGATCGACGATGCGTTGCCGGTGCTGGAGCGCCTGTGGAAAGACGGGCGCGCCGGTTCCGTTGATTTGCTGGGCGAAGCGACGGTCAGCGAACGCGAAGCCGATCGATACCGGGATCGGTGTCTGGAGGCCCTCACGCGACTGGGCGAGGCGTCGAGCTCGTGGCCTGCCGCTCCCCTGCTCGAGCGGGACCATCTCGGCGCCTTGCCGCGGGTCCAGCTCTCGGTCAAAATCTCGGCCCTCTATTCGCAACTGGACCCCATCGATCCGGAAGGCGGCTTCCGTGCGGTCGGTGCCAGACTGCGGCCGCTCCTCGATATGGCCTGCGCCATGCCCGCTTCCATTATTTTCGACATGGAACAGGTCGAGACGAAGGATTTGATCCTGTCGATTTTCATGCGACTCCTGTCCGAAGACGCCTATCGTGCCTATCCCTTCGCCGGTCTCGCGCTGCAGGCTTACCTGAAGGACACACGAAGAGATATCGAAACCCTTCTCGACTGGACCCGCGCGCGCGGCGCGCCGATCACGATTCGGTTGGTCAAGGGCGCCTATTGGGATTCGGACACGATCCGTTTTCAGCAAAAGGGCTGGCCCGTGCCGCTGTTCGAACACAAGGCAGAGACGGATTTGAATTACGAATCCCTCACGACCGCCCTGCTGCAACACGCCGAGCTGATCCGGCCTGCGTTCGGCACCCACAATCTACGCAGCCTTGCCCATGTCGAAGCCATGGCAGAGTCCTCAGGTCTGGCTGCAGACGCGTGGGAATATCAGATGATCTTCGGCATGGCCGAGCCGTTTCAGGCGGCCGTGACCTCGTTGGGGCGGCGCCTTCGGATTTACACGCCGGTCGGCGAGTTGCTGCCCGGCATGGCGTACCTGGTCCGGCGGCTGTTGGAAAATACATCGAACGAATCGTTTTTGCGGAAGGAATATGTCGAGTCGGAGCCGCTGGAAAGGCTGTTGGCTCCGCCGCAGCCGCCCAGCCGGACGGAGGATCGCGCGAAGAGGTCGGCGGACCGATTCGTGAACGAGCCGCATTCGGATTTCTCCCGCGCCTCGGTCCGCGCCGCCATGCGCGACGGCATCGCCCGCGTGAAGAAGCAACTGGGCGGATTGTTCCCTCCCCGTGTTTCGCCGGGAGTCTCCCTTTCCGGCGCCGAAATGGTCTCCGTGAATCCCAGTGAGCCGAATCAAACCGTCGGCCGCATCAAGGCCGCCGAGCCGACCGACGTGCCGGCCATGGTCCGGGCCGCGCTCGGCATGTTCGACGACTGGCGTGCGACTCCGCCTACGCAGCGGGCGGCCGTGCTCAGAAAAGCGGCCGCGCTCATGCGCGAGCAGCGATACGACCTGGCGGCCTGGGAAATTTTCGAAACCGGCAAGCCGTGGCGCGAGGCCGATGCCGACGTCGCCGAGGCGATCGACTTTCTGGAGTTCTACGCGCGGGAGATGCTTCGGCTGGGACCGCCCAAACGCTTGGGCTGCGAACCGGGAGAACTGAATCATCTGATCTATGAGCCGCGCGGGCTCACGGTCGTGATCGCGCCGTGGAATTTCCCGCTGGCGATTCCGACCGGCATGGTCTCCGCCGCCTTGGTCACCGGCAACGTGGTCGTCTTCAAACCGTCGGAACGGTCGCCGGTCATGGGTCATCATCTGGTTCGCATTCTCGGCGAGGCCGGGGTGCCTCCAGGAGTGCTCCAGCTCGCCGCCGGCGGCCCGGAGCTCGGTCAGGCCTTGGTGGACGAACCCGAGGTGTCGACGATCGCCTTTACCGGCTCGAAAGATGTCGGACTCGGTATCGTAGCCCGCGCGGCGCGGGTCGTGCCGGGTCAGCGGATGGTCAAGCGGGTCATCGCGGAAATGGGGGGCAAGAACGCCATCATCGTCGATGAGACGGCCGATCTCGACGAAGCCGTCGTCGGCGTGGTGACTTCATTCACCGGCTATCAGGGACAGAAATGCTCCGCCTGTTCTCGGGCCATCGTTCATGAATCCGTCTATGATGTATTCCTACGTCGCTTGGCCGACGCCGTGGAGAGCCTGACGATCGGAAGCCCCGAGGATCCGGGGACGCGCGTGGGACCGATGATCGACGCACGGGCGCGCGACAAGGTCCGGCGGTACATCGACATCGGCAAGCAGGAAGGACGGCTGGTGATCGAGAGAAAGGTCGATGGGCCGGGTTATGTCGTCGGCCCGGCGGTCTTCGCGGATATTCGACCCGACCATCGATTGGCCCAGGAGGAAATCTTCGGGCCGGTCCTGGCGGTCATGCGGGCGAAGACTTTTGAAGACGCGCTTCGATTGGCCAACCAATCGTTCTATGCGCTGACCGGCGGGCTGTACTCGCGGAGTCCCGCCAATATTCTCGCGGCGCGACGGTTGTTCGATGTGGGAAATCTCTACATCAACCGGCCGATCACGGGCGCCCTGGTGGGCCGGCAGCCGTTCGGCGGGCATCGATTCTCAGGAATCGGAGCCAAGGCCGGCGGCAAGGACTATCTGCCGCAGTTCATGATCGCGCGCGTGATCAGCGAAAATACGCTGCGTCGAGGATTCGCCCCGGCTGAGTGA